Within Methanobacterium formicicum DSM 3637, the genomic segment TACTGGCAAAGTTCACATAACTATCCAGAGATAGTGTACCTGTGGTGAGACTTTCACTACTACTGCTGGGTAGAGTATAATCTCCTACTGTTAAGTTGGTAGTGACTGGTTGTCCATTGTTAAGTGCTACTGTTGCCTTTGTGGCTAGATATAGGAATTGTGCCATGTTAATGGTGACGTTTCCCACGGTAACGGTTGAAGGCAATGCTTTGTTGGTTTCTATGTAGTTTTTGACTTTTTGTGCTGCTTCCAGGATTTCTGCAATGGTTAAATTGGCAGTGCCATAAATGTCGGGGTAACTGCTAACTAATCCATACCTGAAGAGGGCGTATCCTGATGCGTTGTTATCAACAGCAGTCTGCACATCGTTGGTCAGTTCAGTGCCATTTATTGGTGTGGCATTACTGTCTGACTCATAGGTCTGCACTGCTGCAACTACAGGTACTGAGGAATGATTTACGATGTATGAAGTGGTACTACCGATCCAGGCAGTATCTTCCCCATAGTTTCCCTTGTAAATCATGGGTACCAGGAAGTCAGCATACTGAGATAACTGTTCGTAACTTTGACCGTAATAGTAAGTGTTTGCCGCACATTCAGGCATCACACATACTCCGAGATAGATGTAACTCCCTTTTTCCGCACTTTTTGTGTCGAGTAAGGAACGCACATCTGCCACAAAATTGGTGATGATTGATGTTGCCTCAGCTTCACTGGGATGTTTATAAGCAGTTCCAGGATACCTGCAGTAATCAAGGAGAACACCTGTAACATTGTAGGTTGAAACTATGCTGTTAACTTGTTGTTTAACCCATTCTCTGGCATCAATGCCATTAATTGTTGATTCTCCTGCAACGAGCCAGTTTCCATTGCTATCCACGAAACATGGTATCCATGCCCAAACACGAATCCCACTTCCAGCGAATTTTTCAACGAAACTTCCTAGGTTCGCTCCAGTTCGTGGAACGTAAACATAAATATCGGTAATTCCGATACTTGCCAGGTAACTAGGATCAATAGTGCTCAGAGAGGTTGACCATACAAAAAGAGCCTGAACATTAGTGAAGGTGTTATCGGTAACAGTAGCTGAACCTGCTGCACCAGATTGAGGGCTGGTACTGTTATTCACCGGACTAGTACTATTAGTACTGGTGGTAGAATTTGTAGTGCTGGTGGTACTGTTTCCAGTTTCATTATCCGTCACTTTATTTGCGTTGTTTTCAGTGTCATTTCCACTTGAAGTACTCTCATTCACGATTATTTCATCGCTACTTCCGTTAGTGCTGTTACTGATTACAATATTTGTATTTTCACTGTTGTTGCTAATGCTTTGGTTTTGGTCGGTGGCGTATATGCCATTGACACTTAGCAGTGCTATAAAACATAATAAAAGCACAGCTAAAGACAATTTTCGCTTAATTTTATCGCCTCCGTGTCCGAAATGATCTTATTTGAATTTATAGGATCATTTGGAATTATAATTCCCAATGAAATCGCCTAATGGTGACTTTTGGGAATCATTAGGACACGTATTTAAATCAAAATGGCATAACATATAAAATTTTTGATTTAAAACCCTTAAACAAACTATCTCAGAGTCATTTTTTCTTTTTGAGACATCTTTAAATGGGATAAAAATTCAATTGTTCTAATTTACCTTCGATTTGGGCTGTTTTTAAAATTAAACTTCAATTAAAACGTTTTATTCCATAATAAACAATACAAAATCTTATTCAAATGTCTTAATGGTGTTTATATGGATAAAAGCGATCATCAATCAAAACTCAGGTTAAATCACTGTTTTATGATGTTTTGCAGTCTTTATTGGTGGTACACTGACAAACACTTCCCAATCTAAGATTTATCCCAAGTATAATCCAATAATATGTAATTATGGCTAAATAAAAAACTTATTCAATTTGATTTTACCGTCGTAAATATCTGATAACTCCTATTTGACATTTTTCATGATTTATATCTGTTAATAGCAAAATTTTTGCCAAAATAACTCATTACAGAGATTTAAAAAATTAGATAATTTATGAATTTTATATTGAACTATACCAGTTAATTAAACAGTTTAACTGTTAAGTTTCAATTTCTATATTATTTGATTATTGGGATGATAGTAATCTAAAACTTTCATTAGGTTAACGTGGATATCATAAAAAATCAATCATTTAATTCAATTTATAATACAGTTCAATATAATATTCTATCCCATTAAAAATCAATATTTAATTTTAACCTGATTGTGTTTCAATATATTATAATTGATCTCATTAAGAATCATTATTTTGATCTAAATACTTTTCAATATATTATATATAATAGCAGAACAATCAGTAAATTATATTATATGAATTTTTTAAATATTTCAAATTAGACTATGAAATTGAACTGCTGAGACTTTTTATATAAATAGGTGGTTTACTCCATTGATCATTTTATATAATATAATTCTCCATACTAATTGTACTATTGATTTCTACCTGGTTGATTGATATCATATTAACCTTTTTCCAGGAGGAGAAATAACGTTTATAGCTTTAATATTGTCTTTCAAGCTTTAAATAACATTTATATAAGGAGGAATAATAGATGGTAAGAGCATACACTAGAAAAGATTACATACGTAAAATTCCGGGTTCCAGAATTGTTCAATATGACATGGGAAACCTCTCTGGAGAATTCCCTTTAACAGTGAGCTTGGCTCTTAAAGAAAAGGCCCAGTTATCTCACAACGCTCTGGAAGCTGCTAGGATAGCCACTAACCGGTACATGCAACGAAAATCCGGTAGGATGGGTTATCATTTGAAGATAAGGGTTTACCCACATCACATTGTCCGGGAAAATCCAATGGCCACTGGTGCCGGTGCAGACCGTGTGCAGGATGGTATGAGGAAAGCATTTGGAAAACCAGTGAGCTCCGTAGCTCTGGTAAAAGCAAATCAGAGGGTTTTAACCATTAAAACCAACAAGAAGAATTTCCTTGATGCCAAAGACGCCCTTAGAAGGGCTGCTATGAAATTCCCGGTCCCCTGTAGGATAATCGTTGATGAAGGAGCAGAATTAGTCAAATAAATAATATTAAACCGAATAAAATATCAATAAAATCCTAAGTGGTGTATGAGCATGGAGTATGTCGAATTTTTCGAGGAACTAAAAAAGGAAGACGTGGACATAGCTGGTGGAAAGGGAGCTAATCTTGGAGAACTAACCCAAGCAGGGATACCGGTTCCCCCGGGGTTTGTGATAACATCAGCTACCTATCAGAAGTTCATGGATGAAACTGGAATCACCCAGGAAATACTGGACATTCTTAATGCCCTGGATGTTAACAACAACAAAGAACTTCAGGAATCCGCCCGAAAAATAAAAAATATCATCATCAATACTGAAATACCTGATGAAATAAGTAGTCTTATTATTGAAGCATACAACGCGCTTTGCCATCGTATAGGAAAGGAAGACGCTTTTGTAGCAGTAAGGTCATCTGCAACTGCCGAGGACCTGCCAGAAGCATCATTTGCAGGCCAACAGGATACCTACCTTAATGTTAAAGGCCAGGAAGATCTGATAAAATACGTCAGGAAATGCTGGGCATCATTATTTGAAGCTAGAGCCATATTTTACCGGGAAGAAAACAACTTCGACCACTCCAAGGTTTACATAGCAGTGGTAGTTCAGGAAATGGTGGATGCTGAGAAAGCTGGTGTAATGTTTACTGTACACCCCTCTACTGGTGAGGAAAAAATTCTCATAGAAGGAGCATGGGGCCTGGGAGAAGGAGTGGTATCTGGAACTGTAACCCCCGACACCTACTGGATGGATAAATCCACCGGGGAAATTCTGGAGAAACAGGTCAGTGAGAAAAAGACCATGTTCCAGAAAAAATCCGAAAATGGTCAAACAGTACAGGCACCGGTCCCAGAGGAACTTAAAACCAAACAAGTTTTGGATGAAACAGAACTCGCACAACTGGTTGAACTGGGGAAGAAAATTCAGGAACACTACCAGTTCCCTCAGGACACAGAGTGGGCCATTGAATCTGGAAAAATATTCATGCTACAATCAAGACCAGTAACCACCCTGGACATGGCAAGTGTAGGGGGTGAAACCTTGAATGACGGTGACAGGACTGTAATTACCAAAGGATTAGGAGCCAGCCCTGGAATGGCCGCTGGATCTGTTAAGATCGTAAAGAACACCGATGAACTGGATAAAGTCCAGCAGGGTGACATTCTGGTTACAGTGATGACCACCCCGGACATGGTACCAGCCATGAAACGGGCCAATGGAATCATCACCGATGAAGGTGGAGTAACCTGTCACGCAGCAATTGTATCCCGTGAACTGGGAATACCCTGTGTAGTGGGAACTGGAGATGCCACATCCATGCTACCTGAAAACAGTCAGGTAACCCTTGATGGGAATAAGGGAATAGTCTGGGAAGGACTCCTGGTAGAAACTACTAAAAAAGAGGAAACCACTCTAGAACCTAGTGTAGTTTTACAGGCACCATTAACAGTTACTGAAGTTAAAGTTAATGTGAGTATGTCCGAAGCAGCTAAAAAAGCAGCCGCAACCGGTGCAGATGGTGTGGGACTCCTCAGAACCGAACACATGATGCTCACCACTGGAGTACACCCTAAGAAGTACATCCAAGAGGGTAATGAAGCAGAACTGGTTAAGGTACTGGTGGAAAATGTCCTGAAAGTGGCCGATGCATTCTACCCTAAAACAGTGTGGTACCGTACCCTTGATGCTCCTACCGATGAATTCCAATCACTGGATGGTGGGGAAGACGAACCATACGAACACAACCCTATGCTGGGATGGAGAGGAATACGCCGGGAACTGGACGAACCAGAAATCCTACTGGCAGAGTTCAAGGCCATTAAAAAACTCCACGAACAGGGATACACCAATATTGGAATCATGCTACCGTTACTGCAACACCCTGATGAACTGAAACAGGCTAAAGAAATTGCCAGAAAGGCTGGTTTGAAACCACAGAAAAACATTGAATTCGGGATGATGGTGGAAACACCGGCAGCAGCACTGACCATCGAGGATTTCATAGCAGAAGGTATTGATTTTGTAAGCTTCGGAACCAATGACCTAACCCAGTACACCTTGGCTATTGACCGGAACAATGAAAACGTGGCGGATCTTTACACCGAAAGTCACCCTGCAGTTCTAAAACTCATTGAACGGGTTATAATTGAGTGTAACAAGGCTGGAGTCAAAACCAGTATCTGTGGACAGGCTGGAAGCATACCTGCAATTGTGGAAAAGCTGGTGGAACTGGGTATAACCTCAGTATCAGCCAACACTGATGCCGTAGCCGCAGTAAGAGAAACTGTAGCACGAGTAGAACAGAAACTCCTCCTCAAAGCAGCTCGTAAGTTGATGCAGGAATAAAAACTCTTTATTTTTTATTTTAAACATTTTACTTTATTTTTTTGGATATATTATTTTTCTAAGGGATTAAAAATGGAAGACAAGGGAATATCCAAAGAGCAAGTATACCAAATGCTCAGGGAATACAAAGAAAAAGACCTCACCCATCGCTCAGGTAGAATACTGGGATCAATGTGCACCTGTCCCCACCCAGTTGGAGTCAGGGCATATTCCATGTTTTTAGAATCAAACCTGGGAGATCCAGGACTGTTCCCCGGAACAAAAGCCCTGGAAGACGAAGTTATCACCATACTCGGGGGTTTACTTGGAAAAAAAGATGTTCATGGTCACATTATTACTGGAGGGACTGAAGCCAACCTCATGGCAATGAGAGCCGCCCGTAATATGAGAAACCTGGATAATCCAGAGATCATTGTTCCTAAATCAGCACATTTCTCCTTCAAAAAGGCATCAGACATGTTATGTCTTGATTTGAAAATGGCAGATTTGGACGAAGATTACAGGATGGATACCTCATCAGTGGAGGAATTAATTTCAGATAACACTGTAGCCATTGTGGGAGTGGCTGGAACCA encodes:
- the ppsA gene encoding phosphoenolpyruvate synthase, giving the protein MEYVEFFEELKKEDVDIAGGKGANLGELTQAGIPVPPGFVITSATYQKFMDETGITQEILDILNALDVNNNKELQESARKIKNIIINTEIPDEISSLIIEAYNALCHRIGKEDAFVAVRSSATAEDLPEASFAGQQDTYLNVKGQEDLIKYVRKCWASLFEARAIFYREENNFDHSKVYIAVVVQEMVDAEKAGVMFTVHPSTGEEKILIEGAWGLGEGVVSGTVTPDTYWMDKSTGEILEKQVSEKKTMFQKKSENGQTVQAPVPEELKTKQVLDETELAQLVELGKKIQEHYQFPQDTEWAIESGKIFMLQSRPVTTLDMASVGGETLNDGDRTVITKGLGASPGMAAGSVKIVKNTDELDKVQQGDILVTVMTTPDMVPAMKRANGIITDEGGVTCHAAIVSRELGIPCVVGTGDATSMLPENSQVTLDGNKGIVWEGLLVETTKKEETTLEPSVVLQAPLTVTEVKVNVSMSEAAKKAAATGADGVGLLRTEHMMLTTGVHPKKYIQEGNEAELVKVLVENVLKVADAFYPKTVWYRTLDAPTDEFQSLDGGEDEPYEHNPMLGWRGIRRELDEPEILLAEFKAIKKLHEQGYTNIGIMLPLLQHPDELKQAKEIARKAGLKPQKNIEFGMMVETPAAALTIEDFIAEGIDFVSFGTNDLTQYTLAIDRNNENVADLYTESHPAVLKLIERVIIECNKAGVKTSICGQAGSIPAIVEKLVELGITSVSANTDAVAAVRETVARVEQKLLLKAARKLMQE
- a CDS encoding pseudomurein-binding repeat-containing protein: MSLAVLLLCFIALLSVNGIYATDQNQSISNNSENTNIVISNSTNGSSDEIIVNESTSSGNDTENNANKVTDNETGNSTTSTTNSTTSTNSTSPVNNSTSPQSGAAGSATVTDNTFTNVQALFVWSTSLSTIDPSYLASIGITDIYVYVPRTGANLGSFVEKFAGSGIRVWAWIPCFVDSNGNWLVAGESTINGIDAREWVKQQVNSIVSTYNVTGVLLDYCRYPGTAYKHPSEAEATSIITNFVADVRSLLDTKSAEKGSYIYLGVCVMPECAANTYYYGQSYEQLSQYADFLVPMIYKGNYGEDTAWIGSTTSYIVNHSSVPVVAAVQTYESDSNATPINGTELTNDVQTAVDNNASGYALFRYGLVSSYPDIYGTANLTIAEILEAAQKVKNYIETNKALPSTVTVGNVTINMAQFLYLATKATVALNNGQPVTTNLTVGDYTLPSSSSESLTTGTLSLDSYVNFAS
- the rplJ gene encoding 50S ribosomal protein L16 translates to MVRAYTRKDYIRKIPGSRIVQYDMGNLSGEFPLTVSLALKEKAQLSHNALEAARIATNRYMQRKSGRMGYHLKIRVYPHHIVRENPMATGAGADRVQDGMRKAFGKPVSSVALVKANQRVLTIKTNKKNFLDAKDALRRAAMKFPVPCRIIVDEGAELVK